Proteins from a genomic interval of Pseudomonas paeninsulae:
- a CDS encoding DOPA 4,5-dioxygenase family protein: MTKRPSNSYSQYHAHVYFDEQSLPLATSICEQVGELFAVKVGRIHQRLVGPHPRWSCQLSFDHVQFDRLLPWLEANRQGLSVLVHGVTGDDLADHTRHAAWLGEELALDLTMFKT; encoded by the coding sequence ATGACCAAGCGCCCCAGCAATAGCTACTCCCAGTACCATGCCCACGTTTACTTCGATGAACAGTCGCTGCCGTTGGCCACCTCGATCTGTGAGCAGGTTGGCGAGCTGTTCGCAGTCAAGGTCGGGCGTATTCATCAACGCCTGGTCGGCCCGCATCCGCGCTGGAGCTGCCAGCTGTCGTTCGACCATGTGCAGTTCGATCGACTGCTGCCTTGGCTGGAGGCCAACCGTCAGGGGTTGTCCGTCCTGGTGCATGGTGTAACCGGCGATGATCTGGCCGACCACACCCGCCACGCGGCGTGGCTGGGCGAAGAGTTGGCGCTGGACCTGACCATGTTCAAGACCTGA
- a CDS encoding phosphoethanolamine transferase has translation MRKIPQSTEKPEGSATWTFAISRNVLTLLVALWLMLSMNIPFWRDVWHGVGGWSNDNSLFLITLPVLVWLWLYLLLSLLTWGRLTKAILGVLLLVSAAASFFMSSYGIVIDYNMLTNVLQTDSAEAMDLFSWGMLGWVLVLGVVPALVVSRVRLLTRPWARELGFKLASMVLALACLGGIAMSNYQSYASLLRNHHELRLLLTPSNVAAAVHGYSKRQFATPTKLQVVGADAHQLKQVGGAVKPKLTILVVGETARAVNFSLNGYARPTNPELAKQAVISFSNASSCGTATAISVPCMFLDVGHDNYQDSMAKNREGLMDVLQRAGVAVLWRDNNSGCKGACDRVPTDDVSHLQIPDLCEGNECHDEVLLSGLQTYLDTLDHDAVVVLHMKGSHGPAYFKRYPAAFEKFTPVCQDNQLDRCSAESIVNAYDNSLTYTDHVLAQTIELLKGNAARFDTAMLYMSDHGESLGENGLYLHGLPYAMAPSEQTHVPMIVWLSAGLEQRSGIQASCLAKHQGVAYSHDNLFHSILGLMDVRTSAYQPERDLFRQCLPQNTASVDSGVLTKSIN, from the coding sequence GTGCGAAAAATCCCTCAGTCAACCGAAAAACCCGAAGGCTCCGCCACGTGGACCTTCGCCATCAGCCGCAACGTGCTGACCCTGTTGGTGGCGCTGTGGCTGATGCTGAGCATGAACATCCCCTTCTGGCGGGATGTCTGGCACGGTGTTGGCGGCTGGAGCAATGACAACAGCCTGTTCCTGATCACCTTGCCCGTGCTGGTTTGGCTGTGGCTGTACCTGTTGCTCAGCCTGCTGACTTGGGGGCGGTTGACCAAGGCCATCCTCGGGGTGCTGCTGCTGGTGTCGGCGGCGGCCAGTTTCTTCATGAGCAGCTACGGCATCGTCATCGACTACAACATGCTGACCAACGTGCTGCAGACCGACAGTGCCGAGGCCATGGACCTGTTCAGCTGGGGCATGCTCGGCTGGGTGTTGGTTCTTGGCGTAGTACCCGCACTGGTCGTCAGCCGGGTACGCCTGCTCACCCGACCCTGGGCGCGTGAGCTGGGCTTCAAGTTGGCGAGCATGGTGCTGGCCTTGGCCTGCCTGGGCGGCATCGCGATGAGCAACTATCAGTCGTACGCCTCGCTGCTGCGCAATCACCATGAGCTGCGTCTGTTGCTGACCCCGTCCAACGTGGCGGCGGCGGTACATGGCTATAGCAAACGTCAGTTCGCGACCCCGACCAAGCTACAGGTGGTCGGCGCCGATGCTCACCAGCTCAAGCAGGTGGGCGGTGCCGTTAAGCCCAAGCTGACGATCCTGGTCGTCGGGGAAACCGCGCGGGCGGTGAACTTCTCGCTCAATGGTTACGCCCGCCCGACCAACCCGGAGCTGGCCAAGCAGGCTGTCATCAGCTTCAGCAATGCCAGCTCCTGCGGCACCGCCACCGCGATATCGGTGCCCTGCATGTTCCTCGATGTCGGCCACGACAACTATCAGGACTCGATGGCCAAGAACCGCGAGGGCCTGATGGATGTGTTGCAGCGCGCCGGGGTCGCGGTGTTGTGGCGTGATAACAATTCCGGTTGCAAGGGGGCGTGCGACCGCGTGCCGACCGACGACGTCTCGCACCTGCAGATTCCCGACCTGTGCGAGGGCAATGAGTGCCACGACGAGGTGCTGCTCAGCGGCCTGCAAACCTACCTGGACACGCTCGATCACGATGCCGTGGTGGTGCTGCACATGAAAGGCAGCCATGGCCCGGCGTACTTCAAGCGTTACCCGGCGGCGTTCGAGAAATTCACCCCGGTGTGCCAGGACAACCAGCTCGACCGCTGCTCGGCCGAAAGCATCGTCAATGCCTACGACAACTCCCTGACCTACACCGACCATGTGCTGGCGCAAACCATCGAATTGCTCAAGGGCAACGCCGCGCGTTTCGACACGGCCATGCTCTATATGTCCGATCACGGTGAGTCGCTGGGCGAGAATGGTCTCTACTTGCATGGCTTGCCTTACGCCATGGCGCCGAGCGAGCAAACCCATGTGCCGATGATTGTCTGGTTATCGGCTGGGCTGGAACAACGCTCGGGCATTCAAGCCAGCTGCCTGGCCAAGCATCAGGGCGTCGCTTATTCGCACGACAACCTGTTCCACTCGATCCTCGGCCTGATGGATGTGCGTACCTCGGCGTACCAGCCCGAGCGTGACCTGTTCCGCCAGTGCCTGCCACAGAACACCGCGTCGGTGGACAGTGGTGTGCTGACCAAGAGCATAAATTGA